The Antedon mediterranea chromosome 7, ecAntMedi1.1, whole genome shotgun sequence genome has a segment encoding these proteins:
- the LOC140054930 gene encoding molybdate-anion transporter-like — translation MIALVYLTFLGLSATAFSLNIFIKKSKKEEQVGNNPNFVQFQHAYFLPYFLALAADWLQGPYLYKLYSHYGFLESQIAILYVCGFAASVIFGTSTTVLADRFGRKKLCITFTVVYSISCLTKLSRSYGVLIVGRILGGMSTSLLFTAFESWYVHQHIESHDFPTEWLPVTFSKATFWNGILAVIAGLVSNLLAGFLKLGPVSPFILAIPLLAASGLIVSQKWQENYGNKKMQLKKSCIEGLRHIVNSRRMLLIGAMQSLFESVMYIFVFIWTPVLDLDYHPPLGVVFSNFMICIMIGSFMYNIMTFNSVKPLHILNGAIIIALISTVICIGSTKSNSEQPKVSFLAFLMLEIACGLYFPSMGYLRNEILPEAHKVSIMNWFRVPLNMLACIGLMILHDEGWRKGTRHIFIMCSILLIFALACGFKFSSLYKDDNDEGKKQLENSV, via the coding sequence ATGATTGCATTAGTGTACCTAACCTTTTTGGGCTTGAGTGCTACAGCTTTCAGccttaatatatttataaagaaaagtaaaaaaGAGGAACAAGTAGGAAATAATCCAAACTTTGTTCAATTTCAGCATGCCTACTTTCTGCCATACTTTTTAGCTTTGGCTGCTGATTGGTTGCAAGGTCCATACTTATACAAACTGTATAGCCATTATGGATTCTTAGAGTCACAGATTGCAATTCTTTATGTTTGTGGATTTGCTGCCAGTGTAATCTTTGGTAcatctactactgtactagctGATAGATTTGGGAGAAAAAAACTCTGTATTACCTTCACAGTTGTATATTCAATTTCATGTTTGACAAAGTTGTCAAGAAGCTATGGAGTTTTAATTGTTGGACGTATTCTTGGAGGAATGTCAACTTCTTTATTATTTACAGCTTTTGAGTCTTGGTATGTACATCAACATATTGAGTCACATGACTTTCCTACAGAATGGCTGCCAGTAACTTTTTCAAAAGCCACATTTTGGAATGGCATACTTGCTGTAATTGCTGGACTGGTTTCTAACTTATTAGCTGGTTTTCTTAAACTAGGTCCAGTGTCTCCATTTATTCTTGCCATACCATTACTGGCTGCTTCTGGTTTAATCGTTTCTCAAAAATGGCAAGAAAATTATGGAAACAAAAAAATGCAGTTGAAAAAGTCTTGCATTGAGGGATTGCGGCACATTGTAAACAGTCGCAGAATGCTCCTAATTGGTGCGATGCAGTCACTCTTTGAAAGTGTTATGTACATCTTTGTTTTCATCTGGACACCTGTTCTTGATTTAGATTACCATCCACCTCTTGGGGTTGTCTTCTCAAATTTTATGATTTGTATTATGATTGGGTCttttatgtataatattatgACTTTTAATTCTGTAAAAcctttacatattttaaatggTGCTATTATAATAGCTCTTATTTCAACTGTAATTTGCATTGGGTCAACAAAATCTAATTCTGAACAGCCAAAAGTCTCATTCCTGGCATTCTTAATGCTTGAAATTGCTTGTGGATTGTATTTTCCATCAATGGGTTACTTAAGAAATGAAATCCTTCCAGAAGCTCATAAAGTATCTATAATGAACTGGTTTCGTGTACCACTCAATATGCTTGCTTGTATAGGGTTAATGATATTACATGATGAAGGATGGAGAAAGGGCACTCGGCATATTTTCATTATGTGCTCAATTCTTCTCATTTTTGCGCTTGCTTGTGGTTTTAAATTTTCAAGTTTGTataaagatgataatgatgaaggaAAAAAGCAATTAGAAAATAGTGTGTAA
- the LOC140054594 gene encoding large ribosomal subunit protein eL15-like, whose amino-acid sequence MGAYKYMQELWRKKQCDALRFLLRIRCWQLRQLSAIHRAPRPLRPDKARRLGYRAKQGFVIYRVRVRRGGRKRPVPKGATYGKPTNMGVNELKYQRSLQATAEDRVGRRCGALRVLNSYWVANDSTYKYYEVILVDPQHKAIRRDADTQWICNPVHKHRELRGLTSASKKSRGLGKGHKYKQTEGGSRRASWKRRNTLQMRRYR is encoded by the exons atgggggCGTACAAGTATATGCAAGAATTGTGGCGCAAGAAACAGTGCGATGCTCTGCGGTTTCTGCTCAGGATTCGTTGTTGGCAACTTCGTCAACTCTCGGCCATTCACAGAGCTCCACGCCCCTTAAGACCTGACAAAGCTCGTCGTCTTGGATATCGTGCTAAACAAG GGTTTGTTATCTATCGTGTACGTGTACGCCGTGGGGGACGAAAGAGGCCAGTTCCAAAGGGAGCAACGTACGGAAAACCAACCAATATGGGAGTAAATGAACTTAAGTATCAGAGAAGTCTGCAGGCCACAGCTGAG GATCGTGTTGGAAGACGATGTGGTGCTTTACGTGTCCTTAACAGTTATTGGGTTGCAAATGATTCAACTTACAAATACTATGAAGTTATTCTTGTTGACCCACAACATAAAGCTATACGTCGTGATGCAGACACTCAATGGATATGTAACCCAGTCCACAAACACAGAGAATTACGTGGACTTACATCAGCAA GTAAAAAGAGCCGTGGTCTTGGAAAAGGacataaatacaaacaaacagaGGGAGGATCACGTCGTGCTTCGTGGAAGCGTCGAAACACACTGCAAATGCGTCGTTATCGCTAA